The genomic region TCCCCTTCTTTATAATCTGAGATATAAGCTTGTGCGAAATATTCCTTCCCTTCTTTATCCTTTACCTTTATAACGTCTCTAACGTACTTGATCAAATGCTCTTCTGCTTTATCTAATGAATTCAATTCATTTTCTAGCATCACATATATATAGCCGTAAACTTTGCCGCCTTTAAATTCTTTCAAATTTGCACAAAGTCCATACTTGCATTTGATATTAAAGATAATTTTATAGTCTTCCAAATATGCTTCAATCTCCTTTAATATTTCTTTAACTCCTCTTTCCTTTAGAATCTCAGGATTTGTGTTTTCAGCATATGCAAAATAGTTCACAATCACCGGCATTCCTACCCATCTTGAATAATCTCCAGATTCAATTTCATCTCTAAATTCTATTCCATGATTGTATCTGTAAAAATTCACATTATCTATATAATATCTTCTTTTCTGATCAAAATAGACTCTAGTTTTTTCTCTTATGTATAAGTCGTCTGGTCTGCCTTTATAATCTTCTACTTCATCTAGAAGGCTTATTAATTCATCTTTTATTTCGTAGACTTCTCCCCATACTATGCCATCTCCTCTAACTACGCCAGGATAATTTCCTATATCATACATCTTGTAACCTTCTATAAAACCTAAACCTACAAATCTGCTATCTTTAAGTAAATGATGAAGCTCAAAACCGTATCTTAAAGTTCCGTAAGCAAATAGATACATTATGCATCACTACTCTCCAAATATTCTATCCACGGTTCTAATTCGTCTAAATTCATTTTCCTAATTACCTCATTAGACTCATCTTTAATTTCTGCATATAAAATCTGTAAGTTTCCTTCATTATCTTTTTTGCAGTGTATTTCTACTATTCTAAAATCTTCTCCCTCTATACTTGACGCATCAAGTAAGGAAGGAGTAACATAGCTTATAATAATATCGTTACCGTTTTCTGATATACTGTAATTGCCATAACTTTTTAATTTTTCCAAAGCTCTAGATGATAACTTCATTATTTTTATTTTTTCTCACTATAAGCTTTAAATCTTGCATCCCGACCACAATAACTTCGTCTCCAGAAGTTATTGGCTCCTCGGCTATTGCTCTCCAATATTCACCTTCTATTAATATATAGCCTTCTTTTCCTTTTGGAATATCCTCTACAGCTTTCCCTATTTTGCCAGTATATGAATATAAGTTTCTCTTTCTAGTTTTTATTATAACGTAAAAAATCCTATACGTAAGAAATCCCACTATAGCAAAAGACGGAATATCTATTATTGGATCAGAAATATAACCAGTAGCTATTAAGACGATAACCAGAACTAATATGATTATAATTGGAATAACTATGTGGTGTGCCACAATTTTATTATAGCTTAAGTAATTAAATAATCTTATGAACTCATTATTAGCATTAAGCTTAATACTACTACTCTTGCTACCACTATCTTCAATATCTCTTGATCATTCATTTACAATTGGAGATCCTGCTTATCCATCTGGTATGTCATTTTTCCCTCTTACTAATGTAATTTATACGACATATGTTATGGGTACAGTTAATATAACAAGTCTTAATATAGGTAACTCTTATCTGTCTTCGGGCGCCCTTTTTACAAAGGGTAATGCGTCTCTACAATTAAACGCTATGATAGACGGAAAATATTGGGCACAAGACGTTGCATTATTTCATGAAGTAAATAATAAAAAAGAAGAATTTGAAATTACAATGATAATAAACCTATGGAATTTATCTGGTCCATTTAAGATTTTGAAAAATAATGTTACTACATATCAAGGTCTAGGGGTTTATCTGTATCAAGGTCCTACATTTAATGTTACTTTACCGCTTAATTTCTCACTTTTCATGAATGCTACAAATAGTCTCGAATTTGGATATTGTATTAATGGTAAGAAATATGTATATCAAATCCTACCATATTTTGGAAAGTTTCAGATAGGAGGGTTATCTATATTAGGACTACCTAATGATTTAGAGTTTGTTTGGGGAGGTCCGGGTTGTGGAAGCGAAGTATGTATGTCTGGTGAGATGAGCGAAGAAATATACTATTTGCAACAAGGAAAACTAGTTATACCTTCCTCAGCGTTTTCTGTAGGATTAGACACGGCAGAAAGCGCGTATGGTATTAAAGTATTTGCAAATTTTAGAAATATTACAAGTCCTTTTGCATGCGTTACTAAAGGAATTAATTCTCCATCAGTTCTTTGGCCAGTACCTCCATCAATTATAGTGCAATCTAATGGTAGCATAAAACATGTCAAGCTTTGCATTAATGGATTTCCATTATCTAATCAAGAAATTGAGGTATTACTTCCTTCTGCTAATTTGTCTTCTCCAATACCTTTTACAACTGTAAAAGAAATTGGGTATACAAATAACGATGGAGAAATAACATTTAACGTTTCTAATCAAAGCTTATATATAATTTACTACCCTGGAAATTATACACTGTCCTCAGCATATGATATTTCCTCTCCATTATTATCTCACTTAGTTTCTTCAATAAAATCTGCTTACGATTCTTTAGTTAACTTCCTAAAGAGTTATAACTTTAAACATGCTTTATCATCCTCTTTCTCAAGAATAAAGTATAAATCACAAAGCATTAATATAGACTATTTACTTTTAGAATATATTGGAGCCTTTGCTGTAGGAATCTTAGTTTCTGCTATTTTAGCTAAATATAAGTTTTAAACTCTGAAAGTAATATATAAGGTATGGATACAGGTTTAATAATTGGTTTAGTTTTACTTTTGATAATAATCTTAATATTTGTAGGAATGTCATTAAGACAAGTTAAAGAATGGGAAAGGGCTGTAGTTTTAAGGTTAGGTAGAATTTTGGGAGTAAAGGGTCCAGGTATAATTTTTCTAATTCCCTTCGTCGATAGACCAGTAATAGTTGATTTAAGAATAGTTACTGTAGATATTCCTCCTCAAACAATTATAACTAAAGATAACGTAACTATATCTATAGATGCTGTAGTATATTATAAGGTATTAGATCCCATCAAGGCAGTCTCAATGGTTTACAATTATAGATCTGCAGTTTTAAATATTTCTCAAACTTCCTTAAGAGACATTGTAGGCCAAATGGAACTAGACGAGGTCTTAAGTAAGAGGGAAGAGATAAACAAAAAATTGCAAGAGATATTAGATAATTATACTGAAGCGTGGGGAATAAAAGTCACCGCTGTCACAGTGAGGGACATAAAGCTTTCTCCTGATCTATTATCTGCGATGGCTAGACAAGCTGAGGCTGAAAGACAAAGGAGAGCTAGAGTAATTTTAAGTGAAGGGGAAAGGCAGGCTTCAACGATACTGGCTGAAGCTTCTCAAGCATATAAAAATAATCCAGCAGCTCTTCAACTTAGATTCTTAGAGACGCTTTCGGATATCTCACAAAAAGGAGGATTAATAATAGTGGTCCCAGCAGGTCAAGAATTATATCCAACGATTTCACTAGCATCATTTGCGGCAAGCTATGTAAAACAACAAGAAATAGGACAGAAATAAAAATAAATTTTAACTTTACATCGATAATGCTTCAAGTACTAAGTATTCTTCTAATTCCATGATTATCAAGTATAACTCTGCCGGCAATTTTAAAAATACTTGCCATTAGAACCTATAGACAGAAGTCTAACTTTCAATAGAATCTAGTAATTTCATCCATTTTTTACCGTTTTCATCCATTCCGCTCTCAACTTCATAGCC from Acidianus ambivalens harbors:
- a CDS encoding gamma-glutamylcyclotransferase; amino-acid sequence: MYLFAYGTLRYGFELHHLLKDSRFVGLGFIEGYKMYDIGNYPGVVRGDGIVWGEVYEIKDELISLLDEVEDYKGRPDDLYIREKTRVYFDQKRRYYIDNVNFYRYNHGIEFRDEIESGDYSRWVGMPVIVNYFAYAENTNPEILKERGVKEILKEIEAYLEDYKIIFNIKCKYGLCANLKEFKGGKVYGYIYVMLENELNSLDKAEEHLIKYVRDVIKVKDKEGKEYFAQAYISDYKEGEGEPTDFYKNSIIEGLKRKWDKISTGL
- a CDS encoding NfeD family protein, with protein sequence MAHHIVIPIIIILVLVIVLIATGYISDPIIDIPSFAIVGFLTYRIFYVIIKTRKRNLYSYTGKIGKAVEDIPKGKEGYILIEGEYWRAIAEEPITSGDEVIVVGMQDLKLIVRKNKNNEVII
- a CDS encoding thermopsin family protease; this encodes MNSLLALSLILLLLLPLSSISLDHSFTIGDPAYPSGMSFFPLTNVIYTTYVMGTVNITSLNIGNSYLSSGALFTKGNASLQLNAMIDGKYWAQDVALFHEVNNKKEEFEITMIINLWNLSGPFKILKNNVTTYQGLGVYLYQGPTFNVTLPLNFSLFMNATNSLEFGYCINGKKYVYQILPYFGKFQIGGLSILGLPNDLEFVWGGPGCGSEVCMSGEMSEEIYYLQQGKLVIPSSAFSVGLDTAESAYGIKVFANFRNITSPFACVTKGINSPSVLWPVPPSIIVQSNGSIKHVKLCINGFPLSNQEIEVLLPSANLSSPIPFTTVKEIGYTNNDGEITFNVSNQSLYIIYYPGNYTLSSAYDISSPLLSHLVSSIKSAYDSLVNFLKSYNFKHALSSSFSRIKYKSQSINIDYLLLEYIGAFAVGILVSAILAKYKF
- a CDS encoding slipin family protein, which encodes MDTGLIIGLVLLLIIILIFVGMSLRQVKEWERAVVLRLGRILGVKGPGIIFLIPFVDRPVIVDLRIVTVDIPPQTIITKDNVTISIDAVVYYKVLDPIKAVSMVYNYRSAVLNISQTSLRDIVGQMELDEVLSKREEINKKLQEILDNYTEAWGIKVTAVTVRDIKLSPDLLSAMARQAEAERQRRARVILSEGERQASTILAEASQAYKNNPAALQLRFLETLSDISQKGGLIIVVPAGQELYPTISLASFAASYVKQQEIGQK